From a single Spirochaetota bacterium genomic region:
- a CDS encoding DUF362 domain-containing protein, with translation MSLKRAKVRVFVRLWWSSRKIILCRLKGQDYNSERQGMRSGIGYRNRCGAPATGATTDTGACSMADKPKVAIVKRALPLTAEAIHAMVRDSLDLVGGLAGKFKKGGHVVIKPNLFAPYPPPVSVDRRVIAAAVSLAREAGAGRVTVIEGVSVGTLMKRVNPAHSGICMRRGYGTVEVMRMLGVKKAVEDAGGEVLGVEDAEKATVDIKGGMALHSALYPKVVLEADYFINMPALKTHTMTMVTLSIKNLQGLLDEKSRYHSHRDDLDQHMVDIGKIRRPDLVILDGLIGMEGMGAGEGGTPVEMGIIMAGHDPVAVDSIASMCMGLDNPLVVGTTRIAQHDGLGCANPFLIEVAGESVAGVKKKFVLPVNFTQPLESLVTGIYPNIDLYIGGACPACWLMTAMVEASLSRVPERFSLVVGVDPRTPPKLRTDPAHTLFLGECALGTGGALRDIRNEMQLKGIDGFLGGCPPYEQALVKLEDMLLRSGHLDEKEMIDKALEHRNKFFDYYRARDVSWSPEV, from the coding sequence ATGAGCCTGAAAAGGGCGAAAGTGCGCGTTTTCGTGCGCTTATGGTGGTCGTCCCGGAAGATTATTCTTTGCAGATTAAAGGGTCAGGATTATAATTCCGAACGACAGGGGATGCGCAGCGGAATAGGATATCGCAACCGATGCGGTGCGCCGGCGACCGGCGCAACAACTGATACAGGAGCATGTTCGATGGCCGACAAACCGAAAGTTGCGATAGTAAAACGCGCGCTTCCGCTGACCGCGGAAGCCATACACGCGATGGTGCGCGATTCCCTCGACCTGGTGGGGGGTCTCGCGGGGAAATTCAAGAAGGGCGGCCACGTCGTGATCAAGCCCAACCTCTTCGCCCCGTACCCGCCGCCGGTGTCGGTGGACCGGCGCGTGATCGCGGCGGCGGTGTCGCTCGCCCGGGAGGCCGGGGCCGGCAGGGTGACCGTGATCGAGGGGGTGAGCGTGGGCACGCTCATGAAGCGCGTCAATCCCGCGCATTCGGGGATCTGCATGCGGCGCGGGTACGGCACGGTCGAGGTGATGCGCATGCTCGGCGTGAAGAAGGCGGTCGAGGACGCGGGGGGCGAGGTGCTGGGGGTCGAGGACGCGGAGAAGGCGACCGTGGACATTAAGGGCGGCATGGCGCTTCATAGCGCGCTCTACCCGAAAGTCGTGCTCGAGGCGGACTATTTCATCAACATGCCCGCGCTCAAGACGCACACGATGACCATGGTGACCCTTTCGATCAAGAACCTCCAGGGGCTCCTGGACGAGAAGAGCCGGTATCACTCACACCGCGACGACCTGGACCAGCACATGGTCGACATAGGCAAGATCCGCCGGCCTGACCTCGTCATACTGGACGGGCTCATAGGCATGGAGGGGATGGGCGCGGGCGAGGGTGGGACCCCCGTCGAGATGGGGATCATCATGGCCGGGCACGACCCGGTCGCGGTGGACTCGATCGCCTCGATGTGCATGGGGCTCGATAACCCGCTCGTGGTGGGGACCACGCGCATCGCGCAGCACGACGGCCTGGGGTGCGCGAATCCCTTCCTTATAGAGGTCGCGGGGGAGAGCGTCGCCGGCGTGAAGAAGAAGTTCGTCCTGCCGGTGAATTTCACGCAGCCGCTGGAAAGCCTCGTGACCGGGATTTACCCGAACATCGACCTGTATATCGGCGGGGCGTGCCCGGCGTGCTGGCTCATGACCGCGATGGTGGAGGCTTCGCTCTCCCGGGTGCCCGAACGGTTCTCCCTGGTCGTGGGCGTGGACCCCCGGACGCCGCCCAAACTGCGTACGGACCCCGCGCACACCCTGTTCCTGGGGGAATGCGCGCTTGGCACGGGGGGCGCGTTGCGCGACATCCGCAACGAGATGCAGCTCAAGGGGATCGACGGTTTCCTGGGGGGATGCCCGCCCTACGAACAGGCGCTCGTGAAGCTGGAGGACATGCTGCTGCGCTCCGGGCACCTTGATGAAAAGGAAATGATCGACAAGGCCCTGGAGCATCGGAACAAATTCTTCGACTATTACCGCGCCCGCGACGTCTCGTGGTCGCCGGAGGTATAA
- a CDS encoding carbohydrate kinase, with protein sequence MAGKQFVIAVDSGTQSVRAILFDSAGREVAVAQAPHEPYFSLRPGWAEQHTADYWAGLCAVTKALMKKSRVNPKQIAGLGITTQRTTVVPVDREGKALRPAIIWLDQRTIDDPPPLSLAARAVFGAAGLYEAIKYVRRNSKFLWIKLNEPEIFRKTHKFMQISGWMVKKLTGEFKDSVGMVTGMWPLDFKKLAWHSMDIAYETFGVDPEQLVDLYPPDTILGRVSASASRETGLPAGLPVVVGAGDKQSELLGAGGIVPNIGVISYGTATCMDVISREYVTDRGLRYFTWPGAVPRTWDIEMFIFRGFWMVTWFKQEFGFRESLEAKKRGVAPEAILDEVIRTIPAGSMGLMLQPHWTPMTSSRYGKGSIIGFGDVHTRAHIYRAILEGIGYELRRLYELVHKKTGITLTEIRVGGGGSQSDAAVQIAADIFNLPVSRLATAEICARGAAIDAAVGCGMFATFEDAVAAMVKKGRTFEPIAANRRVYDDLYGDVYVKTYPRLEPLYRRIAGITGYPREY encoded by the coding sequence ATGGCCGGAAAGCAATTCGTGATCGCCGTCGATTCGGGGACGCAGAGCGTGCGCGCGATCCTGTTCGATTCCGCGGGCAGGGAGGTGGCCGTCGCGCAGGCGCCGCACGAGCCCTACTTCTCGCTCCGTCCCGGTTGGGCCGAGCAGCACACCGCCGATTACTGGGCGGGCCTGTGCGCGGTGACGAAGGCGCTCATGAAGAAGTCCCGGGTGAACCCGAAGCAGATAGCGGGACTGGGGATCACCACGCAGCGGACGACCGTGGTCCCGGTGGACCGCGAGGGGAAGGCGCTGCGCCCCGCGATCATCTGGCTCGACCAGCGCACGATCGACGACCCGCCGCCGCTCTCGCTCGCGGCGCGGGCGGTGTTCGGCGCGGCGGGGCTGTACGAGGCCATCAAGTACGTCCGCCGGAATTCGAAATTCCTGTGGATAAAGCTCAACGAGCCGGAAATATTCCGGAAGACGCACAAGTTCATGCAGATATCGGGCTGGATGGTGAAAAAGCTCACCGGCGAGTTCAAGGACTCGGTGGGCATGGTCACGGGCATGTGGCCCCTCGATTTCAAGAAGCTCGCGTGGCACTCCATGGACATCGCCTACGAGACGTTCGGCGTGGATCCGGAACAGCTCGTGGACCTCTACCCGCCGGACACGATCCTGGGCCGGGTGAGCGCATCGGCCTCCCGCGAGACGGGGCTCCCGGCCGGGCTTCCCGTCGTGGTGGGCGCCGGCGACAAGCAGTCCGAGCTCCTGGGCGCCGGGGGCATCGTCCCGAACATCGGGGTGATCAGCTACGGCACCGCCACGTGCATGGACGTCATCAGCAGGGAGTATGTCACGGATCGCGGGCTCAGGTATTTCACGTGGCCGGGCGCGGTTCCCCGCACGTGGGACATCGAGATGTTCATCTTCCGCGGGTTCTGGATGGTCACCTGGTTCAAGCAGGAGTTCGGATTCCGCGAGTCGCTCGAGGCGAAGAAGCGCGGCGTCGCCCCCGAGGCGATCCTGGACGAGGTGATCCGCACGATCCCGGCCGGCTCCATGGGGCTTATGCTCCAGCCGCACTGGACGCCCATGACGAGCTCCCGCTACGGCAAGGGTTCGATAATCGGCTTTGGCGACGTGCACACGCGGGCCCACATCTACCGCGCGATCCTCGAGGGGATCGGCTACGAGCTACGCAGGCTGTACGAGCTGGTGCACAAAAAAACCGGGATAACCCTTACCGAGATACGGGTGGGCGGGGGAGGCTCGCAGAGCGACGCGGCGGTGCAGATCGCCGCGGACATCTTCAACCTGCCGGTCTCGCGCCTGGCCACGGCCGAAATCTGCGCGCGGGGGGCCGCGATCGACGCGGCGGTGGGATGCGGGATGTTCGCCACGTTCGAGGATGCGGTCGCGGCGATGGTGAAGAAAGGGCGCACCTTCGAGCCCATCGCCGCGAACCGGCGCGTCTACGACGACCTGTACGGCGACGTGTACGTGAAAACGTACCCCAGGCTGGAGCCCCTGTACCGGAGGATCGCGGGAATCACGGGATATCCGCGGGAGTATTAG